TATAAAAGTTGTGAatgtctttttaagtttaaagtaaaaaatatctataaaattaaagatgaaTCAATTGTTACAGACGCACTCTTAAATAGGTGAAATATGCTGTTCTAGATAATGATTAAGTTCTTGATAaactttcttcaaaatttccaagTCTTGCTTGACTTGCCAAAATTTTTCAATGTGCATGGCACACGTTTTTTGAACCCATTGAATGGGTTTTGGAAAATATAGGCATACTTTTATCTAGTGAAGCTCATTTCTTTATTCTTTGGTGCCCATGTCATCATCTTTTGATAATGAGCTTGCCCCCACCAATGAAATGCTCCACAAgtcaattttatattattgtgCTTATGCTTAtgtttgtttttgcttttataATGCATCACTATAAATTCTTTCGAGCCTAcagaattaaaaatgataatttccATGAAGGTTTAGAGGCTCTTGTTGTGAGAAACAATCGTTTCTCTTActtttatattaagttattttttaagtcataaactcttttaaaaaaaattaataaaacagaCATAGAAActcttattaaatttaaaaaagagcTTTTAACTTCTATCCAAACAATGCCTAAATCTTGAATTTGATATCTGAAATTTAATTTGAGCTTGATAAGCCCATCATATTGAAGGTTTTTTTCCAGCTGAAAGAATGGCATGAAAGTACCATTTCGGAAAccaaaaatataacttttatggtaattatgaattttaacttaatgataaatataatcattttctACATCATCAATTcatactatttatttatttttctaagtgAATGTTAATTACTAATGTGATGTCTGAAAATCTTGCATTTGTTAGTTTATAGACCCTTGTTTAAGCTTAGCAATTTCAAGCTTTCTGATCATTTCCCAGCCTCATGTCTCTCGACCCTGCTGGTAGTGGACTCAGTGGTAGAATCCCAAGTCAGGTAGGTACTCTTACTAACCTTACCTACCTATATGGCTATATCTCTCTCTCCTATAATCGACTCAGTAACACCAAATAGTTACTCTTATTAAACTTACCTAATCTTTTTtgaaacacataaaatattttttgaaaactgatTTTACTACAAGCTTCTTGGATGATTATTAACAgaattgttaatttttctttttttttttttgcttatgcCGGAATTCTTCAAGAACCTATAACTTCAAGAAGTGGAGCAATGGGGTTAAAAATCAgggattttcataatttaagaGGACTGGAGTTCATCCTCTTAGAGATGAAGGCACGAACACATCCATGTGATCCATGCATAGAAATGTAATTCCATTTGTTAATCATGCCCCACCAGTGAATTTGTTCATCTTAGTCTGCGCTTCTTTTACGTTTTTCTTTTGATGGTGGGGCATTTAGGGTCACTGTAGGTGTAGTAGGCAAGTGGAGAATGATAATCAAAAACTAGGAAAGTTGGCAATAATTCCAAAAGGCGTGTATATGGATAGGAAGATTCAAAAAGACTTGCTTGACTTGCTGTGCGTGGGTGGAACGGCACTTCATCACCGatgtacaaattttttttttaagtgataaaccctttaaacaaaattagtgagagcttaaaaaagaattttaacttCTTAGAAATTGTTCCAAATAGACCTAAATCTTGAATTTGATATCTGAAAATTTGAGCTAAatgaacaaattttaaaaccaattgAAATCCTAATAATGGTtgtataaacaaaaaatatggcttttatcctaattatataTCTACATGATTTTTAACTTATCATTGATAAACATAATCATTTACTACTTCatcaattcatattttttattttttttttcaagtgaaTGTTAATAGCTAATTTCTTTTtggatataaaattaaatattagaatgAAAATAATGTTAGTCGTGGTTGAAAAGTTAAGGTACATGTGAAAATTTGTGTGATATCCGATGGTCTTGCATTATTGAGAGTGCATAACACGTTATTTGGAATCTTGAAAGCTCTAATAGAGAAATGTTGACCTACAATTTTTCTAGGTCGGCCACATGGTTTAGAAAAATGCATGTATTGAAAATAATAGGTTCTTTGTAATTTATTTGGTCTACCAAACTTTCTACTTATTTGTTTGAATAGTACATTGATGTTACTAAGGAAAAATAacaatagcattttttttttctcataaccTTGCTAATATGTCAAATTACaagatttttcttgaaaaatgaaGTAATAACAAAGAAGCCAACATAGtattccaaaaaaattgttaaagcCATCAAGTACTTTATTCATGGAATACTGATTATTTGTTACAATATACAggttaaatcaatttttttgagtGCTTTTGACATCAAATCAAAGGAAATATTGTTGCATTAATCTTTATTAGTCTGATAATTATTTTACCTCAATACTttaatgttatatttgattcatgaaaagtactaaagaaaaaaaaattattaagaaaaataattttttttactagattttattatagaagatatgaaagaaaataaaatagaattagaaatagtaaaaaaaaaaatttacattttaaaattatttaatctttatgtagaaaatttaaataaataaaatgagtttgaaataggatataaaaatagtttattaaatttaaacttatttttattttcttcattgtcaATAATATTTCTCAAATTACGCAAGTATAGGTGCTCAAACTTTTGTTGGTAGCAAGGACGAAATTTGAGGCTATTTTCCCCCATATCTATTCGTTTTATCCTGCAATGTTTACAAATTATGTATTATTGAGTGTAAGTGACAGGTAAATTTTCTACACGTGCCATATGGTGTAGAAAATTGGATATATGGATgtcatttataattaatttcgCCTACCTAACAATCTTCTTCCTTGTCTGACTCCTCGTTGCCTTAATTTGGCCTACCAAACCAACCCCTATCCACTCTTTACTGTATTCCATGGAATCCAAATATTCACCCCCATCTTCTGTGGAGAGGCAAATAATGGAAATCGTTATAGGAAAATGCTTTCTCTGCTCCCCTTCCCTTACTTTTTCCTGGACTTCTCTCAAATGAaccttcattttttcaaaactaattattATTAGATATGCCTACCTGGGTACCTCAAACTTGGaaattattagaaatgttaATCATAAATAGCATTTTAAATTGCGGCAAAAGTGGTACTGTACAAGAGGTGAATATCAAGAATTTAGATGAAAATATGCTGAATGGATTTAATACCTAAAGGATTCACAGGTACAAATATGCTACGTGATCATGGAAAAGCAAAAGCAAGTTTCTTGacgtttgtttttgttttgtgtgatttttttaaaattttttaattttttctatttgaaaagAATTCCAAAGAAGACTTGGTTGACTTGCTATGCTTCCGGGAAGAGTTGGCATAGACACCAATGTCACAGTATAAAGCGGGGGTGGTGGGATGTATGAAGTGAGACAAATATCAAATGGGAAAAATGGAGTGTGTGGTATCTAGCGTTGTGGCGGTGCTGGTGGTGGTGCACACGGTGTCAATGACTCATGCTGCTTCAACTCATTCATCTACTGATCACTCACAGGTTGTGGCTGAGGCTCACGCTCTGCGCAACTCCGGTTGGTGGATATCGAGCGACCCAGCTACCTCTAACCATTGCAGTTGGTGGGGCATAACTTGTAATGAGGCCAAACATGTCACTGAGATAAGCCTACAGGGTGACCCAGTACTCCCACCCCATGGTGAGCTGAGTAAATTAAATCTTTCTTCACTTCCCAGCCTCAATTCTCTCATCCTTTCTGGATTGGGACTCAATGGTAGCATATCAGACCAAATAGGTAGTCTTTCTAAACTCACCAATCTTAATCTTTCTGATAATCAACTGACTGGCTCCATCCCACACCAAATAGGTAGTCTTACTAAACTCACCATTCTTGATCTTTCTTATAATCAACTGACTGGCTCCATCCCACACCAAATAGGTAGTCTTACTAAACTcacctttcttgatctttcttaTAATCAACTGACTGGCTCCATCCCACACCAAATAGGTAGTCTTACTAAACTCACCATTCTTGATCTTTCTGATAATCACCTGACTGGCTCCATCCCACACCAAATAGGTAGTCTTACTAAACTCACCATTCTTCATCTTTCTGATAATTACCTGACTGGCTCCATCCCACACCAAATAGGTAGTCTTACTAAACTCACCATTCTTGATCTTTCTCATAATCAATTGACTGGCCCCATCCTACACCAAATAGGTAGTCTTATAGAACTCACCTCTCTTCAACTCGATCAGAACAAACTCATTGGTGGCATCCCTTCATCTTTAGGCCATCTCACTAAGTTGACTTATTTGAACCTTGGTTGGAATCAAATCAATGGATCCATCCCTCCAGAAATTGGAAATATTAAGGATCTAGTCTCTTTGGACCTTCATAGTAACTTAATCAGTGGAGAGATACCTTCAgtgctaaaaaaattaaagagattaaAGTGCTTAGATCTCTCGTATAATGGACTATCAGGCAACATCCCGCCCTTTCTCACCAACAATAGCAACTGGAGGACAATTGATTTATCCAATAATTATGATTTGGAGAGTTATACACCTTCCTTTCTCAATGGAAGAGAGAATGCCCAAGTTCCAACCGGAGACACAACATCCCAACTCACCATTATCACCTCTTTGCTCCTCACCTTGTTTTTTGTAACCTTAATACTTGGGTTGGCCTTCCTTtggtggaagaaaagaaaagttcaaCCAGATTCAATGGCAaccaaaaaaaatggagatttgtTTTCCATATGGGACTATGATGGGAGAATTGCTTTTGAAGACATCATCTCGGCAACAGAGGATTTCGATATCAGATATTGCATAGGCGTTGGAGGCTATGGCAGTGTTTATAGAGCACAACTTCCCAGTGGAAAAGTGGTTGCTGTGAAGAAACTTCATCGATCAGAAATAGACGAGCCGGCATACTTGAGAAGTTTTAAGAATGAGGTACAGATGCTAGGACAAATACGACATCGGAACATTGTGAAACTTCATGGTTATTGTCTACATAATAGGTGCATGTTTCTCCTTTATATGTACATGGAAAGGGGAAGCTTGTATTGTATGCTGAGCGATGAGATTGAGGCTGTTGAATTGGATTGGGTTAAGAGGgtgaatattgttaaaaatatggCCCATGCATTATCCTACATGCATCATGATTGTATCCCACCAATCATTCATCGGGACATATCAAGCAATAACATCCTTTTAGATTCAAAACTTGAGGGTTTTGTATCAGATTTTGGCACAGCGAGATTATTAGACCCTGATTCCTCAAATCAAACCCTTGTTGCTGGCACCTACGGCTACATTGCACCGGGTAAGCATATCCATACCttattatattttctacttTAATTTGCATACATACCTTATTAgtatttcatctattttttcctttcttttgttgttttgagAAGTGATGAATAAGAGAAAATTGAAGATTTCTCAAGAAACTTAGAAAAATCATAATAGAAGTTCAAAAATAACTTATAGTAGTCATATTATAGAAACtcttaggaaatatttttatcatatataatagaaagaaaaggGTTGAGAATATTAGAGTTAGAGATGTTTGTAAAGAATATATTTCTCaccaatttctttaatattttcatggttctttagatgttttaagaaatacatagaaattttttttcccatgtatagtaaaaagaaaagacttTTAGAACAATAGACTAAGAGATATCAATAACTAACATATttctcaccattttttttaaaacaaattcatagttttttaaatgttttaagaaATTGGTTAGATtgtttcctcaaattttctattaactTGATGAAATAGATTTAATTCATTTGTAAAATCAAGTTCCCTAATTATTGTATTTGATAGTGAAATGAAACTTTGTTTCATATagtaattgataattttgtataataatattttacaattaaatttattttgaaattgccTCAATTATTGTCTATTATTTGATTAACTTATCCTTTAATTAGGGAGGATGAAGAGTCAACATTTTGGTAATTTCTTATGGGAGGATGAATTAGAATGACAAcacttttattaagaatacaTGCCATTAAGTTAAATCTTGATGATAGTTgctaattaaattttgttttctcatgagtacaatatttatttcttagttGGCATATAACAGAGCTTGCCTACACAATGGTTGTGACCGAAAAATGTGATGTATATAGCTTTGGGGTGGTGGCACTAGAGACGATGATAGGGAAGCATCCTGGAGAACTTATCACTTCATTATCATCATCGTTATGTCAGGATATAATGTTGAGGGATGTATTAGATTCACGTCTACCACTTCCTGAAGATCTTCAAGTTGCTAAAGATGTAGTTTTTGTGATACTTTTGGCTCTCAAATGCATCCATTCAAATCCGAAATCTCGTCCAACAATGCAACAAGTATCCTACAAACTTCTTAGTAACATACCCTTTCCTAAGTCACCCTTTTATGCAATTTCCCTCCATGAATTGAAGAATCAAGAAATGTAATTTAACAACTTGTgcttgttatttttttgtttcttcattgtGTTTGGAGGCTATAATAAAGATGGAGATGTCATAAAGAACATATTCTTTTCATCATGTGTGGTAATTATCAATAATCCATgtctttatgtttttctttagaAAGTTATAATGGTATAGGGATAACAAGAATATAGCACCTTAATTTTTCctagaaaattaattaaggatATAATTGTTGATGCTAATTTGAATTGTTGTGAATTCTTAAGTTATGAtattgctaaaaaaaaatgcttcaaaatccttaaattatatattaatagcCATTAAGGTTGATATATGAAAGGTTTGCTTTTGtgtatttccttttcctttaaattAAGGAATAATGTTTCCTTATACCATCCATGGAATGAGTCGTCAAAATCACTTATTGAttggatttgaatttgattaatgtatgtcaaaatattattattcccACTAACTCAAATTATTACATATAATTGGAAGCTTAGTTGTAGGTTATGAATATGAAAATGCAAAAtctaaaaccaaatttaaaagaagaaaaaggaacaatttggacttttttttttttaatcttctttgttttcatGGATTTGCTTATTTACCTTATATTTAGAGGTTGGAGTGCAAGagaaaacaaataacaaaagcAGAAAAAATGACCATTTCCAATTGTCATCAAGGAATCACTACagaattgttttattatttgtattctTTCTCAAACAAAGAAACCTTCGGAGGGTCATTCAAAGAGAGATATTTCCTTTTGACTCCTTGGCTTGCTTTTGGGTGCTCaatattcccttttttttttagtgggaATCATACTTCGTTTTcatgatatatattatttaagcAATTCAATTCCAATGTCACATGCAtctatttgataaataaataccCAAACTAGCTTTGAATCCTATCATATACATATGGTCTTATATTTGACTATATGCTCTTTGAAAAATGCATTATTCGGAGAAAAGCATACAAGATTTAAATGGACGGTACACCCCATTTCCTAGTAATTAAACTCACGGCAAACTTCCATGAAATTTCTAAGTCTTGCTTAAGTACTTGCCAAAATAGTAGGTCCTTCATAATTTATTTGACCTATCAAGCTTTCTACGTACTTATTTGGTTAAATAGGACATTGATGTAACTAAGGAAAAataacaaatgttttttttctctcacaacCTTGCTAATATGTCAaattacaagattttttttgaaaaatgaagtaACAACAAAGAAGCCAACATACtattccaaaaaaattattaaagccATCAAGTACTTTATTTATGGACTACGGACTATTTGTTATGATATACaggttaaataaatattttaagagttTTTGACATCAAATCAACGGAAATATTGTTGCATTAATCTTTATTAGTCTAATAATTATTCTACCTCATGACtttaatgttatatttggttcatgaaaagtattaaagaaaaaaaatattattaagaaaaatgattttctccaattagattttattataaaaaaatataaataaaataaaatatatttagaaatagtaaaaagaaatcatacacttttaaattattcaatctttatgtagaaaatttaaataaataaaataaatttgaaataggatataaaaataatttaagtttaaacttattttttattttcttcattatgaataatatttctaagttaaGGCATAGGTGTTCAAACTTCTGTTGGTAGGAGAATTCAACCACAAAACAACAGGACTTTTCCACCATTGTGGACAACAATTTCCTTCCATGGTTCGAATATGtctatatttattattagtaaACTTGTGGAGAACGTTCCACAAATTTTCCAATTATTGCTTAGCTCGGCAAATTTCTATAATGGTGTAACTATTTGTTTCAGCATCTTGAGTGGGTCGTGGAAACCATATATATGTCTCTCTCTATCTAATGAAGTCTTCTTTGGTGCCCCGTGGTCACCCATTGATGCTTGAAATATATGAGAACAAAAAGATGCTATTATTAAAAGGTTGATGTGGAGAAATTTGTGGCTATTGTCTCTCATATCTATCATTTTGTCCTGCAatgtttaaaaatgtataaCTGAGAGCAAGTAACACCttacttgaaattttgaagataaaaaaatattgacctGTAAGGTTTCTGCACGTACCACATGGTTTAGAAAATTGGGTATAAAGATATGTCATCTATAATTTACTTGACCCACTTAACAATCTTCCTCCTTGTTTGAATCCTCATTGACTTAAAGTTGACTACCAAACAAACCCCTATCCATACTCTTCACTGTATTCAATGGAATCCAAATATTCACTCTAATCTTCCATGGAGAGGCAAATAATGACATATTGTTATAGGTTAGAACCATTTTTAGATTGGATCTCAATCCATGTCTAAAGATAAACTCCCAGTCTTTCAAATTATTGCATGTTGTTGGAAAGTTAAGAGGGTTATGGTCATCAAAATGTTGAGtctaaaaccaaataaaaagggaacaatttaaatttttattatcttcttttttcGTGAATTTGGAGTGTAAATGGAGACAAAAAATCtctgtttgaaaaaaaaaataagaagaagcaATTTCTATGGTTTTTTAGGGAATCACTACAAAATGGTTtcattctttatgttttttctcGTATGAAGAAAACCAGAGCTGTCAAAAGGGGGAAAGCATCTTTTTGACTCCTTGACTTGCTTTTGGGTCAAGCCGAAAGAAGACTGAAAGTATCTTTGACTTGCTTTTGGGTCTAGCCGAAAGAAGATTGAAGTATCTTTTTGACTCCTTAGCTTGCTTTTGGGTCAACACTCCCACATGAATGGGAATCAAGTCCCATTTTCATGATTCCATACTATTTAaacaatttcaattataatGTCACACCGATTGGATCAAATAGTCTAGTTTCATGTGTGATTAAAGTTCTTTAGCTTGTAAGTAGTGGGGTGCtagataatataatttaaatcatGCTTAAATTTGACCATTTATCTGTTACCTCTTAGATTGGATGGAGACTAGTATGCATGTGGAAATGCAAATCAAGCACTAAATGGTTCAAGGACTGTCCTATTTTGAATTAAAGAGGGCAATAAACTCATTGCCTCCTCTTGTGGTGTTGGGTAACAAGTGGGGATTTCCCTATCAAAACATCTCAGAACTTAATATATACCAATTAGCTAGCAGAAAGGTTTCACTCGAGATTTGTTTCAATTCTATGATGTTTATTGTCAACAGTCAACGGTCAACGTGTCattatttttcatggaaaatgcTTTCCATGTTCCCATTTCCTTACCTTTTTCTGGACCACATATCAGTTACCCTAATATTTTGGCTTTACTTTTGGTCACTTCATGGAAACTTCAGTTCTCAAATGAGCCTtcagtttttcaaaactatCCTTATTAGATATGCCTATCTGAAACTTGGAAATAGAAATGTTAatcataaatatcattttaaattgCTTACAAGATGTGAAAATCAAGAATTTAGATGAAAATATGCTGAAAGGATTCACAGGTACAAATATGCTACATGATCATGGAAAAGCAAGTTTCTTGacgtttgtttttgttttgtgtgatttttttttaaattttttaattttttctatttgaaaagAATTCCAAAGAAGACTTGGTTGACTTGCTATGCTTCCGGGAAGAGTTGGCATAGACACCAATGTCACAGTATAAAGCGGGGGTGGTGGGATGTATGAAGTGAGACAAATATCAAACGGGAAAAATGGAGTGTGTGGTATCTAGTGTTGTGGCGGTGCTGCTGCTGCTGGTGGTGCACACGGTGTCAATGACTCATGCTGCTTCAACTCATTCATCTACTGATCACTCACAGGTTGTGGCTGAGGCTGACGCTCTGCGCAACTCCGGTTGGTGGATATGGAGCCACCCAGCTACCTCTAACCATTGCAGTTGGTCGGGCATAACTTGTAATGAGGCCAAACATGTCACTGAGATAAGCCTACACGGTTACCAAGTACTCCTACCCCTGGGTGAGCTTAGTAAATTAAATCTTTCTTCACTTCCCAGCCTCAATTTTCTCGTCCTTTCTGGAATGGGACTCAATGGTAGCATATCAGACCAAATAGGTACTCTTACTAAACTCACCCATCTTGATCTTTCTTATAATCAACTCAATGGTAACATCCCACAGCAAATGTATACTCTCACAGAACTCACCCATCTTGATCTTTCTGGTAATCAACTGACCGGCCCCATCCCATACCAAACAGGTACTCTTACAG
Above is a genomic segment from Vitis riparia cultivar Riparia Gloire de Montpellier isolate 1030 chromosome 14, EGFV_Vit.rip_1.0, whole genome shotgun sequence containing:
- the LOC117930995 gene encoding MDIS1-interacting receptor like kinase 2-like, which codes for MTHAASTHSSTDHSQVVAEAHALRNSGWWISSDPATSNHCSWWGITCNEAKHVTEISLQGDPVLPPHGELSKLNLSSLPSLNSLILSGLGLNGSISDQIGSLSKLTNLNLSDNQLTGSIPHQIGSLTKLTILDLSYNQLTGSIPHQIGSLTKLTFLDLSYNQLTGSIPHQIGSLTKLTILDLSDNHLTGSIPHQIGSLTKLTILHLSDNYLTGSIPHQIGSLTKLTILDLSHNQLTGPILHQIGSLIELTSLQLDQNKLIGGIPSSLGHLTKLTYLNLGWNQINGSIPPEIGNIKDLVSLDLHSNLISGEIPSVLKKLKRLKCLDLSYNGLSGNIPPFLTNNSNWRTIDLSNNYDLESYTPSFLNGRENAQVPTGDTTSQLTIITSLLLTLFFVTLILGLAFLWWKKRKVQPDSMATKKNGDLFSIWDYDGRIAFEDIISATEDFDIRYCIGVGGYGSVYRAQLPSGKVVAVKKLHRSEIDEPAYLRSFKNEVQMLGQIRHRNIVKLHGYCLHNRCMFLLYMYMERGSLYCMLSDEIEAVELDWVKRVNIVKNMAHALSYMHHDCIPPIIHRDISSNNILLDSKLEGFVSDFGTARLLDPDSSNQTLVAGTYGYIAPELAYTMVVTEKCDVYSFGVVALETMIGKHPGELITSLSSSLCQDIMLRDVLDSRLPLPEDLQVAKDVVFVILLALKCIHSNPKSRPTMQQVSYKLLSNIPFPKSPFYAISLHELKNQEM